The nucleotide window AAGAGGCCCGCGAACAGCACGAGCAGGTGCCAGTCGACGAGCCCGAGCATGTTGCGCGTGTGCATGCGGCGGCTCATGAGCAGGACGCCCGCCGCGGCCAGCGCCAGCACCTCGCGCGGCAACTCCACGACAAAGAACGCGCCCACCAGCACGGCCATCACCGCAAGACCCTTGCCGCTCTGCCACCGGTTGAACGGCGGCGCGTCGATCTTGGGTATTGTGAAGCGCCGGTGCCACCGGCCGGCCGTCCGCGCGCAGATGACGGTCCAGACAGCAACGAGACCCAGCAGCGTTGGCGTGAGCGCGTGCGCGAAGTACCCCGCGAAGGAGAGCTGAAGCGTTTGCCCAATAAGCATGTTCTGGGGATTGCCAATCAGTGTCGCGGCGGAACCAACATTGGCCGCGCACGCCAGACCCAGCAGGAACGGAACGGGGTCCAGCTCCTTCCTGCGGCAGCCCTCGACCAGCACAGGCGCAACGGCCAGACACACGATGTCGTTGCAGAGCAGCGCGGACAGCGCCGCCGTCACCGCAATCAACAACGCCAGAAGCGCGGCCGGGCGCACATCGAGCAACGCCAATGCGCGCGTGACCGCCGTGTAAAAGCCGCCCAGCCGGAACTGCGCCGAGACGACCATAAGGCCAAACAGGAGGCCCATCGTGGGCACGTCGATCGCGTCGCGGGCCTGCTCGGGTGACAAGGCTTCAGCCACGAGCAGGACAATCGCGCCAAGCAGCGCAACTCCGGTCCGGTCGATGGCCAGGCCCGGGAAACGGCCCAAGACCATGCCAAGATATACGGCAGTGAAGACAACGAGGACCAGGATGTTCATGGCAAAAGCCGGATTCCGCCCCCGGTTCTATCGCCACTGCAGCGCATAGATGTCGGCATCCTTCATCACGAAACGCAGCCGAATGGCCGTGCCCGCCAGCGCGCTCGCGTCGCTGTTGCCACGCCACGAAACGGCGCGCTCAATGAAATTGCCGATCAATTCCGCGCTGTCTTCCAGGGTATAGCCTTCCACGGGCGTACCGTCCGCCCGCTGGACCTCGACGCGCACGCCGCCTGCAGCCGAGCTCGCGAAATTGAGGTAGAGTTCTTTGCCGGAGAACACGAACGGCTTGGTGACGCACTCGCCGCCCCCGTAGGGAGCACGGAGGGACGCGAACCCGTCCGTGCGCAAGAGGTACCGCATCAGGCAGTGCGTCGGCTGTCCGTAGTGATGCTGCACGTAGAGCGACATCTCGTGGTCGCCTGTCGGCACGATGCCGCAGGCCGGATAGTTCGTGCGCGATGTCCAGTTTTCAAGACCGGCGCCCGGCCGGATGAACCCTTCCATGAACGTCCGGTCGTAACGCGTGCCGCCGCGGCTCGTCAAGAGCACGCCATCGCTGCAATCTCCGGAATAGGTAGGCGATACCCCGAACGCGGCCCCTTCTTCGTCGGATACGACGCGCCGCCCCGGCATGAACCGCGCCGCCGTCGCGATGTAGAGGTGCGGCGCACGGAAATAGGGCTGCGTCTGATTTGTGTACAGGTGTTCACGCGGCGTGCCCCCGTAGTCCATTTCGACGGGCGCGGTCCAGGCACGGAAATCGTCCGACGTTACCCGGCTGACGCTGCGGTAGCCCGCGAACTCCCCCTCGGACCACGTCCGATAGTAGCAGACATAACAGCCTTCCAGTTCCGACCAGAACGCAACATTCTGGGAATCGAACGCGCCTTCCGTGATTACTGGCGTATCCTGCATCTTGCGCCAGCGCAGGCCGTCGCCCGAAACGAATACGTGAAGGCCGGTCTCGCTCGTGCCGGCAAGCGCCTTGTAACGCTCCTCCGGCGCCACGCCCGGGCGCGTGTCCAGGAACGGCGCGAAATTGTGGGAAAAAGGCGCCTGCCCCGCGAGAATGACATTGTTGTCCTCATCGCCGTCGATTTCGAAGAGTCCAAGTTCTGGTTTTGTCCAGTGAACACCGTCGGTGCTCTCCGCATAGCACGTCACCTCGGCGTCGGATCCGTCCTTGCCAGACTGGGGCAACCCCCTGTAGTACATGCGGAAACGGTCGCCATCCTGGAACACGGTCACGTAGCCGCAGTGACGCCCTTCCCAGGGTGCGTCGAACGTCAGCGCGACATCTGCCGGCTGCGGCTCGTGCAAGCGCAGCGAGACGCCGTCCATGCGGTCTATGAGGTACGTATCAATAAACAACTCGCGGCGGCTGCCGACCTCGAGCGCATCCTGCGCGGCCGTAACCGCGCTGGCCAGCAGGAACAACCCAAACGTTATGCGGACGACGTTGTTCATAGTGATTCCCTCCGGTTGGACAACCGACGCCACCATAGCAATTCCTCGCCGGGGCGCGCCACAAAGGGCGTCAATCGCTTCGCGGGCTGTCTTGCAGGTTCACTGACTTGCCGCTGCGTTTCACGCAGACTGCGGGAGCTTGTTAGCGCTTTTCCCGGGTCGCGCGGTGCAGGGCGCCACTCGAGCGCGAAACACAAACACGCCCCACGGGCGCTCACGCACGGTTCTGCGCCTTGGGGCGTGCCGCTATTGAATTGGCTGACGCGGTTCAGGCCTGGTCGGCGGCCTTCAACTCCTCGACAAACCCGATGTACTGGTTCATCGCCTCTTCCTGCGAGGTGCCCTCCAAGGCTTTCCACGCGTCGTACTTGAACCGGCCCATCGGATTCAACATGCCGGGCCGTTCCCCCGTGCAGTCGCCCGCCGACGCCTGCTTGTACAGCGCGTACAGGCGAAGTTTGGCCATGTTATCCGGCGCTTGGGACAGTTGCGTGACTTCCTGGCTGGCTTTCTCGAACCGGGCTTTCAGATCCTCAGACATGGACTACTCCCCTTCACTGTTTAGTTCAATTAAACCGCTAAAGACTCGATTTCCTCCGGGTTTTATACCCGAATCGCGCCCCGCTTTGCAAGCCCGCACGCCTTGGCCCCGTTTCCCGATGCGCCTGGCCGCGCCGGCAGCCTGGACACATCGACGTGACGTACGTGAACCTGGGCGGAACTCGACAGTTGAATCCGCTTCCCGTCGCGGTATAACGTGACGGTTGCCGGATGAAACGGAGGCCGGCTCTGCTGGAAAGCGAGCGCGCCAAGGGATAGCCCGGCGGGACTCATCATCAAGACGATGGGCGGAGGGGCGGGGCGAGCAATTGACGTCCNNNNNNNNNNNNNNNNNNNNNNNNNNNNNNNNNNNNNNNNNNNNNNNNNNNNNNNNNNNNNNNNNNNNNNNNNNNNNNNNNNNNNNNNNNNNNNNNNNNNGGCCGCCATGCCATGATCGTTCTGACGAAGGACGGCAAGCCCTTGCCCGACGCGGAGGGCAGCATGCGCACCTATTTCCCCGGAGACAAGTATCTGTGCCGCAGCGTGATGTATCTGGACACGATCGAAATTCACGTGGTCCCGGGGGTCAAGGAACGTCCCGAACACGCTGACGCGAAGGAACAATAATCGCCCGAGGAAGGCTGGATGACGTGCATCGAGCTGGCAAAGCACCTTCGCGACTCGGGAAAGGCTCAGGCCGTCCCAGCCTTCGGGTGCTGCTCGTTCCCCAATAGGTCGTCCCGCGTGGCACCCGGTCACGCGGAGTTGTCCTGCACGGTCTAAAGCGCAAAGCGGAAACAGGTTATGATTCTGCGTCTTTCGGCATATGGGCGTGCATCGCTAATCCCGTCCCCGGTCAACCGGATGATGGCGCAGTTCGCCACGGATTTCCGCGATGGGATGGATATAAATCTGGGGGTAGGTTACGTCAACGAGCGGACCATCCCGGACCGGCGTCTGGTCGAGGCGCTCGCGGAAGTGGCCGCGCACCCGGAACGCCATCGGCGCGCGTTCAATTATGGGGGGCCGCAAGGTTCCCCGAACCTGATCGGGGCTCTGCGGCGTTTCTACCTCAAACACGGCATCGGCGGTGTTAGCGAGGCTCTGCTGGCGCACAAGGAAATACTGATTGGCCCGAGCGGCGCGACAAGCATTCTGGAAGCGCTTGCGGACGTGCTCGAACCGGGCATCGTCATCACCGCAGACCCGATGTATTACATCTACTGCAATTACCTGGAGCGCAAAGGGTTCCGCGTGGTTACCGTGCCAGAAGACCACGAAGGCATTGACCCTGACCGTCTGGAAGAACGCCTGGCGGGGCTTGGCTCGGCCGCGCAGGACCTCGCTTTCTTCTATGTAGTCACGATAAACAACCCGAGTTGCACGATCCTGTCGAATGCGCGCCGCCGCCGGCTGGTTGAAATCGCCGCGGCATGGTCGCGCAAGCTGGGCCGGACCGTGCCGCTCTTCTTCGACCAGGCCTATGAGTGGCTCCTGCATGACGTCGGGGCGGAGCGGCCGGTGTCAG belongs to Candidatus Hydrogenedentota bacterium and includes:
- a CDS encoding anion transporter, which encodes MNILVLVVFTAVYLGMVLGRFPGLAIDRTGVALLGAIVLLVAEALSPEQARDAIDVPTMGLLFGLMVVSAQFRLGGFYTAVTRALALLDVRPAALLALLIAVTAALSALLCNDIVCLAVAPVLVEGCRRKELDPVPFLLGLACAANVGSAATLIGNPQNMLIGQTLQLSFAGYFAHALTPTLLGLVAVWTVICARTAGRWHRRFTIPKIDAPPFNRWQSGKGLAVMAVLVGAFFVVELPREVLALAAAGVLLMSRRMHTRNMLGLVDWHLLVLFAGLFVVNRAFEHTGMLGAAIAWSRNAGAPVEQPAWLFAVTAVLSNLVSNVPAVMLLLPAATHPLAGPILALASTLAGNLFIVGSIANIIVVDQAERLGVRISWLDHAKTGIPVTVATLGIAAGCLWFQSVCL
- a CDS encoding acyl-CoA-binding protein, which codes for MSEDLKARFEKASQEVTQLSQAPDNMAKLRLYALYKQASAGDCTGERPGMLNPMGRFKYDAWKALEGTSQEEAMNQYIGFVEELKAADQA
- a CDS encoding aminotransferase class I/II-fold pyridoxal phosphate-dependent enzyme; the encoded protein is MILRLSAYGRASLIPSPVNRMMAQFATDFRDGMDINLGVGYVNERTIPDRRLVEALAEVAAHPERHRRAFNYGGPQGSPNLIGALRRFYLKHGIGGVSEALLAHKEILIGPSGATSILEALADVLEPGIVITADPMYYIYCNYLERKGFRVVTVPEDHEGIDPDRLEERLAGLGSAAQDLAFFYVVTINNPSCTILSNARRRRLVEIAAAWSRKLGRTVPLFFDQAYEWLLHDVGAERPVSGLCFDQADAVYEIGTLSKVLAPALRVGFMIGARGPLMDAVVQKTSDVGFSAPLANQEIAAYLIDHHIREQLEYVNAGYRVKARAVREGVDAALGPLLSDCTGGHAGFYFYLTFRDVETGTASPFFRYLTRTTGDPAIDGTAAMRKPRVIYIPGEYCVHPEGPSSAQGRRQLRLSYGFEETPVILQALEYLREAADYAAAQSEGVRHARFGA